The Streptomyces sp. SS1-1 genome has a segment encoding these proteins:
- a CDS encoding tellurite resistance/C4-dicarboxylate transporter family protein, whose protein sequence is MPAATPASASPLPAWWARRPPAAGASVMATGILSVALHQSGHAILSRIALALACVAWLALACDFVARLLWHRSAWVRAAAGPASLCAVAATAILGTRFAVGGRQTLAEALLALAFALWPGLLYVVLRHWRHGMPGPVFLGCVATQGLAVLAATLAATAGAAWLAHAALVLFWLGLLLYAVALTRFDRREVVRGAGDHWVAGGALAISALAGARLLAADGPVPFLWNDDDSQALRTVTYALVALDMAWYVVLLVAEIARPRTRYDVRRWSTVFPMGMSAAAMLSVSATLDVPWLEVPGEVLLWIAVAVWPAVAIGAVRRHLAAGGRAVVTSRARR, encoded by the coding sequence ATGCCCGCCGCCACACCCGCGTCCGCGTCCCCCCTGCCCGCCTGGTGGGCGCGACGTCCCCCCGCCGCCGGCGCCTCGGTCATGGCCACCGGCATCCTCTCGGTGGCCCTGCACCAGTCGGGCCACGCGATCCTGTCCCGGATCGCCCTCGCCCTGGCGTGCGTCGCCTGGCTCGCGCTCGCCTGCGACTTCGTCGCCCGGCTCCTGTGGCACCGCTCCGCGTGGGTGAGGGCGGCGGCCGGCCCGGCCTCGCTCTGCGCCGTCGCCGCGACCGCGATCCTGGGCACCCGCTTCGCCGTGGGAGGCCGGCAGACCCTCGCCGAGGCCCTGCTGGCCCTCGCCTTCGCGCTCTGGCCGGGCCTGCTGTACGTCGTCCTGCGGCACTGGCGGCACGGGATGCCGGGGCCCGTCTTCCTCGGCTGCGTCGCCACGCAGGGGCTCGCCGTGCTCGCGGCCACGCTGGCCGCCACGGCGGGGGCGGCCTGGCTCGCGCACGCGGCCCTGGTGCTGTTCTGGCTCGGTCTGCTCCTGTACGCCGTGGCCCTGACCCGCTTCGACCGGCGGGAGGTCGTCCGGGGCGCGGGCGACCACTGGGTGGCGGGCGGCGCGCTCGCGATCTCGGCGCTGGCCGGCGCCCGGCTCCTCGCGGCCGACGGGCCCGTCCCGTTCCTGTGGAACGACGACGACTCCCAGGCGCTGCGCACGGTGACCTACGCGCTCGTCGCCCTGGACATGGCCTGGTACGTCGTCCTGCTGGTCGCCGAGATCGCCCGGCCGAGGACGCGCTACGACGTGCGCCGCTGGTCGACCGTCTTCCCGATGGGCATGTCGGCGGCGGCGATGCTGTCGGTCTCCGCCACCCTGGACGTCCCGTGGCTGGAGGTCCCCGGCGAGGTCCTGCTGTGGATCGCGGTGGCGGTGTGGCCGGCGGTCGCCATCGGCGCCGTGCGCCGGCACCTCGCGGCCGGCGGCCGGGCCGTTGTCACGTCCAGAGCACGGCGATGA
- a CDS encoding MOSC domain-containing protein produces the protein MTGVVTAVSRNEAYSFTKPNRESVTLLTGLGVDGDVHAGVTVKHRSRVAQDPTQPNLRQVHLIHEELFAELAGAGFRVAPGELGENVTTRGLDLLGLPVGTLLRIGAEAVVEVTGLRNPCLQIDRFQDGLLKQVVSRDEAGRLVRRAGIMGVVAEGGVVRPGDTIEVELPDGPHRPLDRV, from the coding sequence ATGACGGGGGTCGTGACGGCGGTCAGCAGGAACGAGGCGTACTCGTTCACGAAGCCGAACCGGGAGAGCGTCACGCTGCTGACCGGCCTGGGGGTGGACGGCGACGTCCACGCGGGGGTCACGGTGAAGCACCGCTCGCGGGTCGCCCAGGACCCCACGCAGCCGAACCTGCGCCAGGTGCACCTCATCCACGAGGAGCTCTTCGCCGAGCTCGCCGGGGCCGGCTTCCGGGTGGCGCCCGGCGAGCTCGGCGAGAACGTCACCACGCGCGGCCTGGACCTGCTCGGTCTTCCGGTGGGCACGCTGCTGCGCATCGGCGCCGAGGCCGTGGTCGAGGTCACCGGGCTGCGGAACCCGTGCCTGCAGATCGACCGCTTCCAGGACGGGCTGCTCAAGCAGGTCGTGAGCCGTGACGAGGCCGGCCGCCTCGTGCGCAGGGCCGGGATCATGGGTGTCGTCGCGGAGGGCGGGGTGGTCCGCCCCGGCGACACGATCGAGGTGGAGCTGCCGGACGGACCGCACCGGCCGCTGGACCGCGTCTGA
- a CDS encoding C40 family peptidase: MASHRKSRPSSTRVAGIRTPALATAALTSVALLSQTAQASPSADDRPSLEEVEKKVDDLYRQAESATEKYNAAKEKTTKQRKRVDTLLDDVARRTQKLNDAREELGRNAAAQYRTGAAAPDTATFLLADTPQDYFDQSQLMNRMTGRQKQSVDEYFTEQSATMKKRQEATRSLETLTESQNDLRTAKSTVQKKLADARRLLSELTAQEKARLAAIEKRKQAEAARKAEELARQQQAEAEREREEAAQQQEQGGQEQGATAPDGSYATKAEKALSFARTQIGKPYVWGATGPDSYDCSGLTQAAWKAAGVDIPRVTYDQVNAGTTVPVSSAQPGDLVFFYDDVTHVGLYIGNGMMIHAPKPGAYVREESIYYDGESAIHSVVRPA; the protein is encoded by the coding sequence TTGGCGTCGCACCGCAAGTCGCGTCCCTCCAGCACGCGCGTGGCAGGCATACGGACCCCCGCGCTGGCCACCGCGGCCCTCACCTCCGTGGCCCTGCTGTCCCAGACGGCCCAGGCGAGCCCGTCCGCCGACGACCGGCCGAGCCTCGAAGAGGTCGAGAAGAAGGTCGACGACCTCTACCGCCAGGCGGAGTCGGCCACCGAGAAGTACAACGCGGCCAAGGAGAAGACGACCAAGCAGCGCAAGCGCGTCGACACCCTCCTCGACGACGTCGCCCGGCGCACGCAGAAGCTCAACGACGCGCGCGAGGAGCTGGGGCGCAACGCCGCCGCCCAGTACCGCACCGGTGCCGCCGCCCCGGACACCGCGACGTTCCTGCTCGCGGACACGCCCCAGGACTACTTCGACCAGTCCCAGCTGATGAACCGTATGACGGGACGTCAGAAGCAGTCGGTCGACGAGTACTTCACCGAGCAGTCCGCGACGATGAAGAAGCGGCAGGAGGCCACGCGGAGCCTCGAGACGCTCACCGAGTCGCAGAACGACCTGCGGACCGCCAAGTCGACCGTCCAGAAGAAGCTCGCGGACGCGCGCCGGCTGCTGTCCGAGCTGACCGCGCAGGAGAAAGCCCGCCTCGCCGCGATCGAGAAGCGCAAGCAGGCGGAGGCCGCCCGCAAGGCCGAGGAGCTGGCCCGGCAGCAGCAGGCGGAGGCCGAGCGCGAACGCGAGGAGGCCGCGCAGCAGCAGGAGCAGGGCGGGCAGGAACAGGGCGCCACCGCCCCGGACGGGTCGTACGCCACGAAGGCCGAGAAGGCGTTGTCCTTCGCCCGCACCCAGATCGGCAAGCCGTACGTCTGGGGCGCCACCGGCCCCGACTCCTACGACTGCTCCGGGCTCACCCAGGCCGCCTGGAAGGCCGCCGGCGTCGACATCCCGCGCGTCACCTACGACCAGGTCAACGCGGGCACGACGGTCCCCGTGTCCAGCGCCCAGCCCGGTGACCTGGTCTTCTTCTACGACGACGTCACGCACGTGGGCCTCTACATCGGCAACGGCATGATGATCCACGCCCCGAAGCCCGGCGCGTACGTCCGCGAGGAGTCGATCTACTATGACGGCGAGTCGGCGATCCACAGCGTGGTCCGTCCGGCGTGA
- the pcrA gene encoding DNA helicase PcrA, whose translation MSSLFDDSFLADLQAPRAHGEEPPPPPEVDHTPESLPDDLFGGKFDVPPDRDAYYRDGAPRPALDAAALLEGLNENQRAAVVHSGTPLLIVAGAGSGKTRVLTHRIAYLLGERNVHPGQILAITFTNKAAGEMKERVEQLVGPRANAMWVMTFHSACVRILRRESKKLGFTSSFSIYDAADSKRLMALVCRDLDLDPKRFPPKSFSAKISNLKNELIDEEDFAAQATDGFEKTLAQAYALYQSRLREANALDFDDLIMTTVNLLRAFPDVAEHYRRRFRHVLVDEYQDTNHAQYALVRELVGTSEHPVDVPPEAEVPPAELCVVGDADQSIYAFRGATIRNILQFEEDYPDATTILLEQNYRSTQTILSAANAVIERNESRRPKNLWTNAGAGARITGYVADTEHDEAQFVADEIDRLTDAGEAKAGDVAVFYRTNAQSRVFEEVFIRVGLPYKVVGGVRFYERKEVRDVLAYLRVLANPEDSVPLRRILNVPKRGIGERAEAMIDALSQREKISFPQALRRVDEAYGMAARSTNAVKRFNALMEELRTIVESGAGPATVLEAVLERTGYLAELQSSTDPQDETRIENLQELAAVALEFEQEAAEGEESGGLAAFLERVALVADSDQIPDEEEDGSGVITLMTLHTAKGLEFPVVFLTGMEDGVFPHMRALGQTKELEEERRLAYVGITRARERLYLTRSAMRSAWGQPSYNPPSRFLEEIPPAHVDWKRKGGSSPLSSGPASGVAASLSSSRSRSSASGASGFATRRTSEKPIPQLAVGDRVTHDQFGLGTVMAVKGTGANAEATIDFGDTKPKRLLLRYAPVEKL comes from the coding sequence ATGAGCAGCCTCTTTGACGACAGCTTCCTGGCGGACCTCCAGGCCCCACGGGCCCACGGGGAAGAGCCCCCGCCACCGCCCGAGGTCGATCACACTCCGGAGTCGCTTCCGGACGATCTGTTCGGCGGGAAGTTCGACGTGCCGCCGGACCGCGACGCGTACTACCGCGACGGCGCCCCGCGCCCCGCCCTCGACGCCGCCGCGCTGCTGGAAGGCCTCAACGAGAACCAGCGCGCGGCCGTCGTCCACTCCGGCACCCCGCTGCTCATCGTGGCCGGAGCCGGGTCCGGCAAGACGCGTGTGCTCACGCACCGCATCGCGTACCTGCTCGGCGAGCGGAACGTGCACCCCGGCCAGATCCTGGCGATCACCTTCACCAACAAGGCCGCCGGCGAGATGAAGGAGCGCGTCGAGCAGCTCGTCGGACCGCGCGCCAACGCGATGTGGGTGATGACCTTCCACAGCGCCTGCGTCCGCATCCTGCGCCGCGAGAGCAAGAAGCTCGGGTTCACCTCGTCGTTCTCGATCTACGACGCCGCCGACAGCAAGCGGCTGATGGCGCTCGTCTGCCGGGACCTCGACCTCGACCCGAAGCGGTTCCCGCCCAAGTCGTTCAGCGCCAAGATCAGCAACCTGAAGAACGAGCTGATCGACGAGGAGGACTTCGCCGCCCAGGCCACCGACGGCTTCGAGAAGACCCTCGCCCAGGCGTACGCGCTCTACCAGTCGCGGCTGCGGGAGGCCAACGCCCTCGACTTCGACGACCTGATCATGACGACGGTCAACCTGCTGCGCGCCTTCCCCGACGTCGCCGAGCACTACCGCCGCCGGTTCCGGCATGTGCTGGTGGACGAGTACCAGGACACCAACCACGCGCAGTACGCCCTGGTCCGCGAGCTGGTCGGCACCTCCGAGCACCCCGTCGACGTACCGCCCGAGGCCGAGGTCCCGCCCGCCGAGCTGTGCGTGGTGGGCGACGCCGACCAGTCGATCTACGCCTTCCGCGGCGCCACCATCCGCAACATCCTCCAGTTCGAGGAGGACTACCCGGACGCGACGACGATCCTGCTGGAGCAGAACTACCGCTCCACGCAGACCATCCTCAGCGCCGCCAACGCCGTCATCGAGCGCAACGAGTCCCGCCGGCCCAAGAACCTGTGGACCAACGCGGGCGCCGGCGCGCGCATCACCGGCTACGTCGCCGACACCGAGCACGACGAGGCGCAGTTCGTCGCCGACGAGATAGACCGTCTGACCGACGCCGGGGAGGCGAAGGCCGGCGACGTCGCCGTCTTCTACCGGACGAACGCCCAGTCCCGTGTCTTCGAGGAAGTCTTCATCCGCGTCGGACTGCCGTACAAGGTCGTCGGCGGTGTGCGCTTCTACGAGCGCAAGGAGGTCCGGGACGTCCTGGCCTACCTGCGCGTCCTGGCCAACCCCGAGGACTCCGTCCCGCTGCGCCGCATCCTGAACGTCCCCAAGCGCGGCATCGGCGAGCGCGCCGAGGCCATGATCGACGCCCTGTCGCAGCGCGAGAAGATCAGCTTCCCGCAGGCCCTGCGCCGCGTCGACGAGGCGTACGGCATGGCCGCCCGGTCGACGAACGCCGTCAAGCGGTTCAACGCGCTGATGGAGGAGCTCCGCACGATCGTCGAGTCCGGCGCGGGCCCGGCGACGGTCCTGGAGGCCGTGCTGGAACGGACCGGCTATCTGGCCGAGTTGCAGTCCTCCACCGACCCGCAGGACGAGACCCGCATCGAGAACCTCCAGGAACTCGCGGCCGTCGCCCTGGAGTTCGAGCAGGAGGCGGCCGAGGGCGAGGAGTCCGGCGGGCTCGCCGCCTTCCTGGAGCGGGTCGCGCTCGTCGCCGACTCCGACCAGATCCCGGACGAGGAGGAGGACGGCTCCGGGGTCATCACCCTGATGACCCTCCACACCGCCAAGGGCCTGGAGTTCCCGGTCGTCTTCCTCACCGGCATGGAGGACGGCGTCTTCCCGCACATGCGCGCCCTCGGCCAGACCAAGGAGCTGGAGGAGGAGCGGCGGCTCGCGTACGTCGGCATCACGCGCGCGCGGGAGCGGCTGTACCTGACGCGCTCGGCGATGCGCAGCGCCTGGGGCCAGCCGTCGTACAACCCGCCCTCCCGGTTCCTTGAGGAGATCCCGCCCGCGCACGTGGACTGGAAGCGCAAGGGCGGGAGTTCGCCCCTGTCGTCCGGTCCCGCCTCCGGTGTGGCGGCGTCGCTGTCCTCGTCCCGCTCACGCTCCTCGGCGTCGGGCGCGTCCGGCTTCGCGACGCGGCGCACTTCGGAGAAGCCGATCCCGCAGCTGGCGGTGGGTGACCGGGTCACGCACGACCAGTTCGGCCTCGGCACCGTGATGGCCGTGAAGGGCACGGGCGCGAACGCCGAGGCGACGATCGACTTCGGCGACACCAAGCCGAAGCGGCTGCTGCTGCGGTACGCGCCGGTCGAGAAGCTGTAG
- a CDS encoding M23 family metallopeptidase, with the protein MTSPVSASDAASAHYASYGTQEAPYGDASAYGTYDATGYAAGHATTTFDADPLFGSLPGDGTGAYDATQWSTGTHSTQYDTYAGDQQHTAYGTGAYDTGAWTGEHERLDFVPQQANGHDVSGQWDAQAWLQPDPTGAAPADPTQQWEWGTQTYDTGAYDATQWNSDGGGAAPAADEYESAAESFDQQTPAHFEQVEHAPYDPAAYDEQAAYQDPAAYEDESGYDEQGQDASDPASTGRLPVVEPLLDDQEEIAPAPAPRAASRGGARSRRRTPPKRSALLTIAVPSACVMGVAGIAAASVGDFSDEKEPTTLAAEGDAVKPSAANNKLDNQLESLSAGADDFADRASRTQERIDLKAQQAAEKRKAAEEAARKERLRPKFAIPVAQHGLSAYFGQAGINWMSVHSGIDFPVSYGTTVLAATDGTVRTQWNSAYGNMMIVTAKDGTETWYCHLSTYRVASGTTVKAGDPIAYSGNSGNSTGPHLHFEVRPGGGSAIDPLPWLRSHGLDPS; encoded by the coding sequence ATGACCTCCCCGGTCTCGGCCTCCGATGCCGCCTCGGCGCACTACGCGTCGTACGGCACTCAGGAAGCGCCCTACGGTGACGCGAGCGCGTACGGCACCTACGACGCCACCGGCTATGCCGCCGGCCACGCGACCACGACGTTCGACGCTGATCCCCTCTTCGGCAGCCTCCCCGGTGACGGCACGGGCGCCTACGACGCCACGCAGTGGTCCACCGGTACCCACTCCACGCAGTACGACACCTACGCGGGCGATCAGCAGCACACCGCGTACGGCACCGGCGCGTACGACACCGGCGCCTGGACCGGCGAGCACGAGCGTCTCGACTTCGTCCCGCAGCAGGCCAACGGCCATGACGTGTCCGGGCAGTGGGACGCGCAGGCCTGGCTCCAGCCCGACCCGACCGGCGCCGCCCCGGCCGACCCCACCCAGCAGTGGGAGTGGGGCACGCAGACCTATGACACCGGCGCGTACGACGCCACGCAGTGGAACTCCGACGGCGGCGGCGCCGCTCCGGCCGCCGACGAGTACGAGTCGGCAGCAGAATCCTTCGACCAGCAGACGCCCGCGCACTTCGAGCAGGTCGAGCACGCGCCCTACGACCCGGCCGCCTACGACGAGCAGGCCGCGTACCAGGACCCGGCGGCGTACGAGGACGAGTCCGGCTACGACGAGCAGGGTCAGGACGCCTCCGACCCGGCCTCGACGGGCCGGCTCCCCGTCGTCGAACCGCTCCTGGACGACCAGGAGGAGATCGCTCCGGCCCCCGCGCCGCGTGCCGCCTCCCGCGGCGGGGCGCGCTCCCGCCGCCGTACGCCTCCCAAGCGCTCCGCGCTGCTGACGATCGCCGTGCCGTCGGCGTGTGTGATGGGGGTGGCGGGCATCGCCGCCGCGTCCGTCGGTGACTTCTCCGACGAGAAGGAACCCACCACGCTGGCCGCCGAGGGCGACGCGGTGAAGCCGTCCGCGGCGAACAACAAGCTGGACAACCAGCTCGAGAGCCTGTCCGCCGGCGCCGACGACTTCGCCGACCGCGCCAGCCGGACGCAGGAGCGCATCGACCTCAAGGCCCAGCAGGCGGCCGAGAAGCGGAAGGCCGCCGAGGAGGCGGCCCGCAAGGAGCGGCTGCGCCCGAAGTTCGCGATCCCGGTCGCGCAGCACGGCCTCAGCGCCTACTTCGGCCAGGCCGGCATCAACTGGATGTCCGTCCACTCCGGCATCGACTTCCCGGTCTCGTACGGCACCACGGTGCTGGCCGCGACCGACGGCACCGTCCGCACGCAGTGGAACAGCGCCTACGGCAACATGATGATCGTGACCGCGAAGGACGGCACGGAGACGTGGTACTGCCACCTCTCCACCTACCGCGTCGCCTCCGGTACGACCGTCAAGGCCGGCGACCCGATCGCGTACTCCGGCAACTCGGGCAACTCGACGGGCCCGCACCTGCACTTCGAGGTCCGGCCCGGCGGAGGTTCGGCGATAGACCCCCTGCCGTGGCTGCGCAGCCACGGCCTGGACCCCTCGTAG
- a CDS encoding lipase family alpha/beta hydrolase translates to MKVTGALPLLPLCRRLLPSGLAGLSLTLLKATALEIAILAGHVLLYPSGIAQERRSPGTLPARDTARLPAEKAPPVVLLHGFIDNRSVFLLLRRSLAQHGRHQVESLNYSPLTCDIRTAAELLGRHVEGICERTGSSRVDIVGHSLGGLIARYYVQRLGGDLRVRTLVTLGTPHSGTSVAPLANAHPIVRQMRPGSALLEELARPAPGCRTHFVSFWSDLDHLMVPLETACIDHPDLLAQNVRVTGIGHLALPVHPAVATGIREALDTAHTDAGTPREAGGLTVA, encoded by the coding sequence ATGAAGGTCACCGGGGCACTCCCCCTTCTCCCGCTCTGCCGACGCCTGCTCCCCAGCGGGCTCGCCGGCCTCTCCCTCACCCTGCTGAAGGCGACCGCCCTGGAGATCGCGATCCTGGCCGGCCACGTCCTGCTGTATCCATCCGGCATCGCCCAGGAGCGCCGCTCACCCGGCACGCTCCCCGCGCGGGACACCGCCCGGCTGCCGGCCGAGAAGGCACCGCCCGTCGTCCTGCTGCACGGCTTCATCGACAACCGCTCGGTGTTCCTCCTGCTGCGCCGCAGTCTCGCCCAGCACGGCAGGCACCAGGTCGAGTCGCTCAACTACTCCCCGCTGACCTGCGACATCCGCACCGCCGCCGAGCTGCTCGGCCGGCATGTCGAGGGCATCTGCGAGCGCACCGGCAGCAGCCGGGTCGACATCGTGGGGCACAGCCTCGGCGGGCTGATCGCGCGCTACTACGTGCAGCGGCTCGGCGGCGACCTCCGGGTGCGCACACTGGTCACGCTCGGCACACCGCACTCCGGCACCAGCGTGGCCCCGCTGGCCAACGCGCACCCGATCGTGCGTCAGATGCGCCCCGGCTCGGCCCTGCTCGAGGAGCTGGCCCGGCCCGCGCCCGGCTGCCGTACGCACTTCGTGAGCTTCTGGAGCGACCTGGACCATCTGATGGTCCCGCTGGAGACGGCCTGTATCGACCACCCCGACCTGCTGGCGCAGAACGTGCGCGTCACGGGCATCGGCCATCTCGCACTGCCGGTCCACCCGGCCGTGGCGACGGGCATACGGGAGGCCCTCGACACCGCCCACACGGACGCGGGGACGCCCCGGGAGGCCGGCGGTCTGACGGTGGCGTGA
- a CDS encoding cobalamin B12-binding domain-containing protein, protein MGVAAGPIRVVVAKPGLDGHDRGAKVIARALRDAGMEVIYTGLHQTPEQIVDTAIQEDADAIGLSILSGAHNTLFAAVIDLLKEREAEDILVFGGGIIPEADIAPLKEKGVAEIFTPGATTQSIVDWVRENVRQPAGA, encoded by the coding sequence ATGGGTGTGGCAGCCGGTCCGATCCGCGTGGTCGTCGCCAAGCCGGGGCTCGACGGCCACGATCGCGGGGCGAAGGTGATCGCGCGGGCGCTGCGCGACGCCGGTATGGAGGTCATCTACACCGGTCTCCACCAGACCCCGGAGCAGATCGTCGACACGGCGATCCAGGAGGACGCCGACGCGATCGGCCTGTCCATCCTCTCCGGCGCCCACAACACCCTGTTCGCCGCGGTGATCGACCTGCTCAAGGAGCGCGAGGCGGAGGACATCCTCGTCTTCGGCGGCGGCATCATCCCGGAGGCCGACATCGCCCCGCTGAAGGAGAAGGGCGTCGCGGAGATCTTCACCCCGGGCGCCACGACGCAGTCGATCGTGGACTGGGTCCGCGAGAACGTACGGCAGCCCGCGGGGGCGTGA
- a CDS encoding DUF5691 domain-containing protein, translating into MNSPSLPVDSPAPDAWEELVTAALLGTDRRTPPDGPPGQEAPVALLDRAAVETVRRRAGLRPARAADRPGPAPEDPRPALPPAAARRLALLLADRPGAGGGRRGSAPDLMELLPQWLAAANERGFAPPAQALPALLDAARGRTDLRPAALTFAGPRAVWLARLNPDWRFALRTAPGGGTALPSLEDPAQVEQLWQEGLFAERVALLAAIRAREPSAARELLTTTWATERAEDRLMFLDSLRAGLGPGDEPFLEQALGDRSRNVRSTAAELLSALPGSALAARMAVRAGACVAVDHTGDAPTLTVEAPHECDAAMERDGVVAKAPAGRGERSWWFGQLVEAAPLDTWTGRLGGRTPEEIVALPVADDWQGELHAAWCRAAVRQRDATWARALLGSPAAPEAGGPGAVSLAERAKLLATLDGGERSAWVAGFIATHGLSEAFQLLGVCAVPWSGPLGRAVVDALNIARDAGSYPWSFSGVMGLAERCLDPSEATRLDGLLAIPDEPEDASPGATGYWAESFQRLVTTLRLRATMIAELDGGEAAQG; encoded by the coding sequence ATGAACAGCCCTTCCCTTCCCGTGGACTCCCCGGCGCCGGACGCCTGGGAGGAGCTCGTCACGGCGGCGCTGCTCGGCACGGACCGGCGCACCCCGCCGGATGGCCCGCCCGGCCAGGAGGCCCCGGTCGCGCTGCTGGACCGGGCGGCCGTGGAGACCGTCCGCAGACGGGCCGGGCTGCGTCCCGCGCGCGCGGCGGACCGTCCGGGGCCCGCGCCCGAGGATCCGCGTCCGGCGCTTCCTCCGGCGGCGGCCCGCCGGCTGGCGCTGTTGCTGGCGGACCGTCCGGGTGCGGGCGGTGGCCGCCGGGGTTCGGCGCCGGATCTCATGGAGCTGCTGCCGCAGTGGCTGGCCGCGGCGAACGAGCGGGGCTTCGCCCCTCCCGCGCAGGCGCTGCCCGCCCTGCTGGACGCCGCGCGGGGACGCACGGATCTCCGGCCGGCCGCGCTGACCTTCGCGGGCCCGCGCGCGGTGTGGCTGGCCCGGCTGAACCCGGACTGGCGGTTCGCGCTGCGCACGGCACCCGGCGGGGGCACCGCGCTCCCGTCACTGGAGGACCCGGCGCAGGTGGAGCAGTTGTGGCAGGAGGGGCTGTTCGCGGAGCGCGTCGCCCTGCTCGCCGCGATCCGCGCACGGGAGCCGTCGGCCGCGCGCGAGCTGCTGACCACGACGTGGGCGACGGAGCGGGCCGAGGACCGGCTGATGTTCCTGGACTCGCTGCGAGCCGGGCTGGGTCCGGGGGACGAGCCGTTCCTGGAGCAGGCGCTCGGCGACCGCAGCCGCAACGTCCGTTCCACGGCGGCCGAGTTGCTGTCCGCCCTGCCGGGCTCGGCGCTCGCGGCCAGGATGGCGGTCCGGGCCGGGGCGTGCGTCGCCGTGGACCACACCGGGGACGCGCCGACGCTCACCGTGGAGGCACCGCACGAGTGCGACGCGGCCATGGAACGCGACGGCGTCGTGGCCAAGGCACCGGCGGGCCGGGGTGAACGGTCGTGGTGGTTCGGTCAGTTGGTGGAGGCGGCCCCGCTGGACACCTGGACGGGACGGCTCGGCGGGCGGACGCCGGAGGAGATCGTCGCCCTGCCGGTGGCGGACGACTGGCAGGGCGAGCTGCACGCGGCCTGGTGCCGGGCGGCGGTACGGCAGCGGGACGCCACGTGGGCGCGGGCGCTGCTGGGCTCACCGGCGGCACCGGAGGCGGGCGGTCCGGGCGCGGTGTCCCTGGCGGAGCGCGCGAAGCTCCTGGCCACACTGGACGGGGGCGAACGGTCCGCATGGGTGGCCGGCTTTATCGCGACGCACGGTCTGTCGGAGGCGTTCCAGCTGCTGGGCGTGTGCGCGGTGCCGTGGAGCGGGCCGCTCGGACGCGCGGTGGTCGACGCGCTCAACATCGCGCGGGACGCGGGGAGTTACCCGTGGTCGTTCAGCGGGGTGATGGGCCTGGCCGAGCGCTGCCTCGACCCGTCGGAGGCGACCCGCCTCGACGGCCTGCTCGCCATACCGGACGAACCGGAGGACGCCTCCCCCGGAGCGACGGGCTACTGGGCGGAGTCCTTCCAGCGCCTGGTGACGACGCTGCGACTACGCGCCACGATGATCGCCGAACTGGACGGCGGGGAGGCGGCCCAGGGCTGA